The Terrirubrum flagellatum nucleotide sequence AGGGCGAAGGAAGGGGCGTAGAGAATATTCGCCTTGAATTGTGAGGCGCGCTTGCGCGCAGATTCTCTCGCTGGGCCCCGGTCTCCATTCCGCTCGGCTGAAGCCTCACTTCATGGAACCGGGGACGGAAAGAGCTTCAACGTAAACTATTGAGTCTCTCTCCGTCCCCGGAACGGTGAAGCGAAACGAAGTGAAGCGGAACCGTGTCCGGGGCCTAGCGAAAGACTCGCGCCGCAGGCGCGCGACTCTCACAGATTCTTACCCCGCGCGCATCAACTGCACCGCTTCGTCGCGCTCGAAGAGATAAAGCAGAGTCCGCAGCGCGCTCCCGCGCGCCGACGACAGCTCCGCGTCGCGCGCAAGAATGAGCTTCGCATCATCGCGCGCCATCTGTAGCAGATCGGAATCGACGTCGGGCCTTGCAAGGCGGAATCCGGGCATGCCGGACTGGCGATGGCCCAATAGGTCGCCTTCGCCGCGCAGGCGCAAATCTTCTTCGGCGATCCTGAAGCCGTCGTCGGTTTCGCGCATGATGGCGAGACGCGATTTCGCGGTCTCGCCAAGCGGCCCCTTGTAGAGCAGCAGGCAGGTCGAGCGCGCCGCGCCGCGCCCGACGCGGCCGCGAAGCTGATGCAGTTGCGCGAGGCCGAAACGCTCGGCGTGTTCGATCACCATCACGCTGGCGTTGGGCACGTCGACGCCGACTTCGATCACCGTCGTCGCAACGAGAATCTTCGCCTCGCCGCGGGAGAACCGGCCCATGGCCTCGTCCTTTTCACTGGCGCGCATCTGGCCATGCAGCAGAGCGACATCATCGCCGAAATGCTGCTTCAGCGTCTCAAAGCGCTCCTCGGCCGCGGCGACGTCGAGCTCTTCGGATTCCGCCACCAGCGGGCAGACCCAATAGACCTGCGCGCCCGAGCGGATCGCGCGTCCAACCGCTTCCACCACGTCGCCCAAACGTTCGAGATCGACGGCGCGCGTGTCGATCGGCTGGCGCCCCGCAGGCTTCTCCTTCAGCACGGAAAGTTCGATATCGCCGAAGAAAGTCAGCACCAGCGTGCGCGGGATCGGCGTCGCGGTCATGACGAGCACGTCGACCGCTTCGCCCTTGCGCCCGAGCAGCAGGCGCTGATGCACGCCGAAGCGATGCTGTTCATCGACGACGGCGAGGCCGAGATCGCGGAATTCGACATCCTCCTGAAACAGCGCATGCGTGCCGACGACAATGTCGATCTCTCCCGCCGCAAGCGCGGCGCGGGTTTTCGCGCGCGCCGCAGCGCGATCGCGTCCGGTGAGCAGCGCGACTTTCAGGCCGGCCGTTTCCGCCAGCGGCGCAATGCGCTCGAAATGCTGACGCGCGAGAATTTCCGTCGGCGCCATCATGGCCGCCTGACGCCCGGCCTCGACCGCGGTCGCCATGGCGAGCAGGCCGACGATCGTCTTGCCCGAGCCGACGTCGCCCTGCAGCAGCCGCATCATGCGCTTGGGCTGCGCCAGGTCGGCGTTGATCTCCTGCAACGCCTGCTGCTGCGACGAGGTCAGCGAATAGGGCAGCGCGTCGCGAATGCGCGCTGCAATCTTTCCATCGCCGACAAGCGCGCGGCCGCCAGCTTCTTCGCGCAGACGCGACCGCACCATGATCAGCGCGAGCTGGCTCGCGAGCAGTTCGTCATAGGCGAGACGCCGGCGCGCCGGCGCGAGAGGTTCGAGCGCCGCGAGAGAATTGGGCTGATGCAGCGCCTTCAGCGCCGCGCTGAACGCGGGAAATTTCTCGCGCGCGAGAACTGTAGGTTCGATCCATTCTTCGAGATCGGGAACGCGTTCGAGCGCCGCGCGGGCGGCGCGAGCGATGGCGCGCGACGGCAAGCCATCGGTTGCGGGATAGACCGGCTCGATCGACGGCATCTGGGCGAAGGCGCGCTCGTCCATCATCCGGTCGGGATGGACCATCTGCAGCCGGCCTTCCCATTGCTCCAGCTTGCCCGAGATCCAGCGCCGCTGCCCGATCGGCAGCATCTTCGTGAGCTGCTCCTCGCGGGCGTGGAAGAAGACGAGCATGACATCGCCGCCTCGGTCGTCGGCGCAGAGCACGCGATAGGGCCCGCGGCCGCGGCGCGCCGGCGGCTGATGATCCTCGACAATCACGGGCACGGTGACGATCTCGCCGATCTTGGCGGAGGCGAGATAGGGCGAGGCGTGCCGGTCAACGAGCTGATAGGGCAGGTGGAAGATCAGGTCGCGCAGCCGCGCCTCGCGGCCGGGCTCGGCCACCAGCCGGTCATACAGCTTGCCGAGCTTCGGCCCGACGCCGGGAAGGCCGGTCACCGAGGCGAACAGGGGATTGAGGACGCTGGGCCGCACTTCTCTGGGACTCTTGGCGGCTGACATCGGCCGCCGCTCTCCTTATATCGCGGGGATGCAGGCAGGCGCCCCGATCAGGCTCCGGCCCCGTCGTTGATTCACAGGAAGGTCCGATGTCCTCGCGTCCCACGGGGCCGACGCTCTCCAGCGAAGCGCTGGACCCGCGCCGCCGCCGCTGCCTCTACCGCGCCTGGCATCGCGGCACGCGCGAAATGGACTTGGTTATGGGGCCGTTCGCCGACGCCCATCTCCCTGATTTGACCGACGCGGAGCTCGACGAGTTCGAGGAGCTGATCGAGACGCCAGATCGCGATCTCTTCTCCTGGCTGACCGGCGAGCTGCCGACGCCTGAAGCCTATGACCGGCCCGTGTGGCGGCGGCTGGCGCAATTCCACACCCATCTCAAGCCTTCAAACTTCTGATCCCCATCCGATGAAACCGTCGCCTGTTCTTTCGTCACTGGCCAGTCTCAAGGCCGGCGACTCCGTCACCCTGTCCTCGACGCCTGACGGCTTCGACGCGCTCGTCATCGCTAACGCGGCGCGCGCGCTGTTGGGCAAGGAAACTGGCGCAGTGACGCTGATGCATGTGGCGCGCGACGGCCAGCGTTCGGCCGCGCTGCAGACCGGCCTCGGCTTCGTCGCGCCCGACATCGAGGTGCTGGAGCTTCCGGCCTGGGACTGCCAGCCCTACGATCGCATTGGCCCCAGCGCCGCGATCAGCGCGCGCCGCATGACGACGCTGGCGCGCCTCGCCCGCTCGCGCGCCGGCGACAAGCCGCGCGTGCTGTTGACCACCGTCAACGCGATCCTCCAGCGCGTCGCCGCCCGCGCGCGCATGCAGGCGGAGAGCTTTTCGGCCGCGCCCGGCAACGCCATCGACATGGACGGCATCGTGCAATGGCTGGAGCGCAACGGATTCCTGCGCTCGGGCACCGTGCGCGACGTCGGCGAATATGCAGTGCGCGGCGGCATCCTCGATCTCTGGCCGGCGGCGCTGCCGGCGCCGGTGCGTCTCGATTTCTTCGGCGACACGCTTGAATCCATCCGCGCTTTCGATGCGGAGACGCAACGCACCACGGGCCAGCAGCGCGCGCTTGATCTGACGCCGATGTCGGAAGTCACGCTGACCTCCGACAACATCCGCAGCTTCCGTCAGAGCTATCTCGCGGCGTTCGGCGCGGTGACCAAGAGCGACCCGCTCTATGAGGCGATCAGCGAGGGCCGCCGCTACCCCGGCATGGAGCACTGGCTGCCGCTGTTCACGCCGGAACTCGACTCTCTCTTCGATTATGTCGGCGGCGCGCCGATCGTGCTTGATGCGCTCGCCGATGACGCCGCCGGCGAACGTTTGTCGCAGATCGCGGATTATCACGAAGCGCGCGACAGCGCGCTTGCGCATGCGACGGCGGCGGGCGGAGCGCCCTACAAGCCGCTGAAGCCTGATCAGCTCTATCTCTCGCCTGACGAATGGTCGCAGCGTCTCGGAAAATCGCCTGTCATTCGCGTGACGCCGTTTGCGCTGCCGGCGGGCGGCCAGCAACGCGTCATCGATATGGGCGCGCGTCAGGGCCGCAATTTCGCGCCCGAGCGCGCCGACGATAGCGTCAATGTGTTCGAGGCGGCCGTCGCGCATATGCGCGCGCTGCAATCGCAGAAGAAGCGCGTCATCGTCGCGGCATGGTCGGACGGCTCGCGCGATCGCCTCGCGACCGTACTCGCCGATCACGAGCTCAAGCGCGCGACCAATGTCGCCGCGATTTCCCATGCGCAGGCGTTGCGCGGCGATGAGGCGGCGCTTGCGGTGTGGGGCCTTGAGGCGGGCTTCGAGACAGCCGATCTCGCCGTTGTCGCCGAGCAGGACATTCTCGGCGACCGCCTTGTTCGCGCGAAAGGCAAGAAGCGCCGCGCCGCGGATTTCATCGCCGAAGCCGCGAGCCTCTCCGCCGGCGATCTCGTGGTCCATGTCGATCACGGCATCGCGCGTTTCATCGGCCTGAAGACGATCGAGGTCGGGGCTGCGCCGCATGACTGCGTCGAGCTCGAATATGCCGGCAAGGACAAGCTATTCCTGCCTGTCGAGAATATCGAATTGCTCTCGCGTTACGGCTCCGAAGACACCGAAGCGGTGCTTGATCGTCTCGGCGGTGGCGGATGGCAGGCGCGTAAGGCCAAGCTCAAGGAGCGCATCCGCGAGATGGCCGGCAAGCTCATGGCGATCGCGGCGCAGCGCGCGCTGAAGGAAGCGCCGCGTTTCGTGCCGCCAGACGGCCTCTATGACGAATTCCGCGCGCGTTTTCCGTATGAGGAAACCGACGATCAGCAGTCGGCCATCGACGCGTCGCTCGATGATCTCGGACTGGGGCGTCCGATGGATCGTCTGATCTGTGGCGATGTCGGCTTCGGCAAGACGGAGGTGGCGATGCGCGCCGCTTTTGCGGTTGCGCTCAACGGCCGTCAGGTCGCCGTCGTCGTGCCGACGACGCTGCTTGCGCGTCAGCATTACCGGACCTTTTCCGATCGCTTCAAGGGCCTGCCTGTGAAGGTCGCGCAAGCGTCGCGCTTCGTCCCGGCGCCCGAGATGAAGAAGGTGAAGGAGTGGCTGACCGACGGTTCGATCGACATCGTCATCGGCACGCATGCGCTGCTCGGCAAGGCGATCAAGTTCCGCGATCTCGGCCTTGTCATCGTCGATGAAGAGCAGCATTTCGGCGTGGCGCACAAGGAGAAGCTGAAGGAGTTGCGCGCCGAGGTGCATGTGCTCACGCTCTCGGCGACGCCGATCCCTCGCACGCTGCAACTCGCCATGACCGGCGTGCGCGATCTCTCGATCATCGCGACGCCGCCCGTCGACCGCCTGACGGTGCGCACCTTCGTCACGCCGTTCGATCCGCTGAGCGTGCGCGAGGCGATTTTGCGCGAGCGCTATCGCGGCGGCCAGACCTACTATGTCTGCCCGCGCATCGACGATATCGGCGAGGCGCGCGCCTTCCTCGAACAACAGGTGCCCGAGGCGAAAGTCGGCGTCGCGCACGGCCAGATGGCGGCGACGCAGCTCGAAGACGTGATGACCGCGTTCTATGAAGGCAAGTACGACGTGCTGCTTTCGACGGCGATCGTCGAATCCGGCCTCGACGTGCCCACGGCGAATACGCTGATCGTGCATCGCGCCGACATGTTCGGCCTGGCCCAGCTCTATCAGCTGCGCGGCCGCGTCGGCCGCTCGAAGACCCGCGCCTATGCGCTGTTCACCGTGCCCGCCAATCGCACGCTGACGCCGCAGGCGGAGAAGCGGTTGAAAGTCTTGCAGTCGCTCGACACGCTCGGCGCCGGATTCCAGCTCGCGAGTCATGATCTCGACATCCGCGGCGCGGGCAATCTGCTCGGCGAAGAGCAGTCGGGCCATATCAAGGAGGTCGGTTACGAACTCTATCAGCAGATGCTGGAAGAGACGATCGCGCAGATGAAGGCCGGCGTTTCGGTCGAGACGAGCGATCAATGGTCGCCGACAA carries:
- the recG gene encoding ATP-dependent DNA helicase RecG, with protein sequence MSAAKSPREVRPSVLNPLFASVTGLPGVGPKLGKLYDRLVAEPGREARLRDLIFHLPYQLVDRHASPYLASAKIGEIVTVPVIVEDHQPPARRGRGPYRVLCADDRGGDVMLVFFHAREEQLTKMLPIGQRRWISGKLEQWEGRLQMVHPDRMMDERAFAQMPSIEPVYPATDGLPSRAIARAARAALERVPDLEEWIEPTVLAREKFPAFSAALKALHQPNSLAALEPLAPARRRLAYDELLASQLALIMVRSRLREEAGGRALVGDGKIAARIRDALPYSLTSSQQQALQEINADLAQPKRMMRLLQGDVGSGKTIVGLLAMATAVEAGRQAAMMAPTEILARQHFERIAPLAETAGLKVALLTGRDRAAARAKTRAALAAGEIDIVVGTHALFQEDVEFRDLGLAVVDEQHRFGVHQRLLLGRKGEAVDVLVMTATPIPRTLVLTFFGDIELSVLKEKPAGRQPIDTRAVDLERLGDVVEAVGRAIRSGAQVYWVCPLVAESEELDVAAAEERFETLKQHFGDDVALLHGQMRASEKDEAMGRFSRGEAKILVATTVIEVGVDVPNASVMVIEHAERFGLAQLHQLRGRVGRGAARSTCLLLYKGPLGETAKSRLAIMRETDDGFRIAEEDLRLRGEGDLLGHRQSGMPGFRLARPDVDSDLLQMARDDAKLILARDAELSSARGSALRTLLYLFERDEAVQLMRAG
- a CDS encoding succinate dehydrogenase assembly factor 2 — translated: MSSRPTGPTLSSEALDPRRRRCLYRAWHRGTREMDLVMGPFADAHLPDLTDAELDEFEELIETPDRDLFSWLTGELPTPEAYDRPVWRRLAQFHTHLKPSNF
- the mfd gene encoding transcription-repair coupling factor, whose translation is MKPSPVLSSLASLKAGDSVTLSSTPDGFDALVIANAARALLGKETGAVTLMHVARDGQRSAALQTGLGFVAPDIEVLELPAWDCQPYDRIGPSAAISARRMTTLARLARSRAGDKPRVLLTTVNAILQRVAARARMQAESFSAAPGNAIDMDGIVQWLERNGFLRSGTVRDVGEYAVRGGILDLWPAALPAPVRLDFFGDTLESIRAFDAETQRTTGQQRALDLTPMSEVTLTSDNIRSFRQSYLAAFGAVTKSDPLYEAISEGRRYPGMEHWLPLFTPELDSLFDYVGGAPIVLDALADDAAGERLSQIADYHEARDSALAHATAAGGAPYKPLKPDQLYLSPDEWSQRLGKSPVIRVTPFALPAGGQQRVIDMGARQGRNFAPERADDSVNVFEAAVAHMRALQSQKKRVIVAAWSDGSRDRLATVLADHELKRATNVAAISHAQALRGDEAALAVWGLEAGFETADLAVVAEQDILGDRLVRAKGKKRRAADFIAEAASLSAGDLVVHVDHGIARFIGLKTIEVGAAPHDCVELEYAGKDKLFLPVENIELLSRYGSEDTEAVLDRLGGGGWQARKAKLKERIREMAGKLMAIAAQRALKEAPRFVPPDGLYDEFRARFPYEETDDQQSAIDASLDDLGLGRPMDRLICGDVGFGKTEVAMRAAFAVALNGRQVAVVVPTTLLARQHYRTFSDRFKGLPVKVAQASRFVPAPEMKKVKEWLTDGSIDIVIGTHALLGKAIKFRDLGLVIVDEEQHFGVAHKEKLKELRAEVHVLTLSATPIPRTLQLAMTGVRDLSIIATPPVDRLTVRTFVTPFDPLSVREAILRERYRGGQTYYVCPRIDDIGEARAFLEQQVPEAKVGVAHGQMAATQLEDVMTAFYEGKYDVLLSTAIVESGLDVPTANTLIVHRADMFGLAQLYQLRGRVGRSKTRAYALFTVPANRTLTPQAEKRLKVLQSLDTLGAGFQLASHDLDIRGAGNLLGEEQSGHIKEVGYELYQQMLEETIAQMKAGVSVETSDQWSPTIQVGAPVTIPEQYVSDLDVRMGLYRRLASLDTDAELQAFAAELGDRFGKLPAEVEQLLKIVAIKALCRRANVAKVEAGPKGIVVQFRDNLFANPAGLVQYVARQGSLAKVRPDMSVVFIDNFENAEARLKQTQRLLRELVGVAEKKAA